Proteins from one Ipomoea triloba cultivar NCNSP0323 chromosome 1, ASM357664v1 genomic window:
- the LOC116011175 gene encoding pectin acetylesterase 8-like, whose product MKETKTLGCWLFVLICLLTKTSACTDSLTANVSITHVENDKGAVCLDGSPPSYYHGKGEGLGINNWVIYLQGGGWCTTVKECQGRSTSHLGSSENLAKSVHLGNILRQSSDTNPDFCDWNRVYINYCDGSSFTGDVDTVDPATNLTYRGGRIFTVVMDDLLKKGMKIAKNAILSGTSAGGTAAILHCDRFRSLLPFDAKVKCFSDSAYFLHEEYLMGEKKFDTVFEGLITLHGSKSNAPFILH is encoded by the exons atgaaagaaacaaaaacttTGGGTTGCTGGCTATTTGTGCTCATCTGCCTCTTAACAAAGACTTCAGCCTGTACTGATAGTCTTACAGCAAATGTTTCGATCACACACGTTGAAAATGATAAAGGCGctg tCTGTCTAGATGGAAGCCCTCCTTCCTACTATCACGGCAAGGGAGAAGGGTTGGGTATAAACAATTGGGTGATTTACCTACAG GGTGGTGGGTGGTGTACAACGGTCAAAGAATGCCAAGGACGTTCTACAAGTCATTTAGGTTCTTCAGAAAATTTAGCTAAGAGTGTTCATCTTGGGAATATTTTGAGGCAAAGCTCCGATACAAATCCTG ACTTCTGTGATTGGAACCGGGTTTACATTAATTACTGTGATGGATCTTCCTTCACAGGGGATGTTGACACAGTTGATCCA GCTACTAATTTAACATATAGAGGAGGAAGGATCTTTACTGTGGTAATGGATGATTTGCTTAAAAAAGGGATGAAAATTGCCAAAAAT GCCATTCTTTCTGGAACTTCAGCAGGGGGCACAGCTGCAATTTTACATTGCGATAGGTTTCGATCACTTTTGCCATTTGACGCAAAAGTTAAATGCTTTTCAGATTCCGCATACTTTTTGCATGA GGAATATTTGATGGGGGAGAAGAAATTTGATACTGTCTTTGAAGGATTGATAACTTTACAT GGATCAAAGTCAAATGCTCCCTTCATCTTGCACTGA